A window of Auraticoccus monumenti contains these coding sequences:
- a CDS encoding cation:proton antiporter domain-containing protein encodes MTINLVLTLFAGTTLVLSLFSRLLQRVSLPGPLLALAAGALIGPYALDLIRVEDLGVPAGTLLEQASRVTLAVGLAGVAMRLPHGYWRSSTRWLGLIIGVGMVTMLAVATGVLWALLGVPFLVALLLGAIITPTDPVVTTPVVTGSLAEERVPERVRHDLSAESGINDGLGYLFVLLPVLLLTRPDTAWHDLVTTVLLREVLGAALLGAVAGYLLGRLFALAEHKGLMEESSYLGFLLPLALFVLGAAKLAGTDAVLAVFVAAAVFGQVIPQRDEAQEDKVEDAVNRFFLLPVFVLLGLALPVGRWLELGWVMPPALLAAVLLRRLVTLWLLRPLLRPVHDRSETAFLSWFGPVGVSALFYATLAERLTGHGEIFAWTTLAVTLSVLVHGVSTAPASAWLQRRQAAHHPTRAR; translated from the coding sequence TTGACCATCAACCTGGTGCTCACCCTCTTCGCCGGGACGACGCTCGTCCTCTCGCTCTTCTCACGGCTGCTGCAACGGGTCAGCCTCCCCGGACCACTGCTGGCGCTGGCCGCAGGTGCGCTGATCGGCCCGTACGCGCTGGACCTGATCCGCGTCGAGGACCTCGGTGTGCCCGCCGGCACCCTGCTCGAGCAGGCCAGCAGGGTGACCCTGGCGGTCGGGCTGGCAGGGGTGGCGATGCGGCTGCCGCACGGGTACTGGCGCTCCAGCACCCGTTGGCTGGGCCTGATCATCGGCGTGGGCATGGTGACCATGCTGGCCGTGGCCACCGGTGTGCTGTGGGCCCTGCTCGGTGTGCCGTTCCTGGTGGCGCTGCTGCTGGGAGCCATCATCACCCCGACCGACCCGGTGGTGACGACGCCTGTCGTGACGGGGTCCCTGGCCGAGGAGCGGGTCCCCGAGCGCGTCCGTCACGACCTGTCGGCCGAGAGCGGCATCAACGACGGTCTGGGCTACCTGTTCGTGCTGCTCCCGGTGCTGCTGCTCACCCGCCCCGACACCGCCTGGCACGACCTGGTGACCACCGTGCTGCTGCGCGAGGTGCTGGGGGCGGCTCTGCTGGGGGCGGTGGCCGGCTACCTGCTGGGGCGGCTGTTCGCGCTGGCGGAGCACAAGGGGCTGATGGAGGAGAGCTCCTACCTGGGCTTCCTGCTGCCGCTGGCGCTGTTCGTGCTGGGCGCCGCCAAGCTCGCGGGCACCGACGCGGTGCTGGCGGTGTTCGTCGCGGCGGCGGTGTTCGGCCAGGTGATCCCGCAACGCGACGAGGCGCAGGAGGACAAGGTCGAGGACGCGGTGAACCGGTTCTTCCTGCTGCCGGTCTTCGTGCTGCTCGGCCTCGCGCTGCCGGTCGGTCGCTGGCTCGAGCTGGGCTGGGTGATGCCGCCGGCGCTGCTGGCGGCGGTGCTGCTGCGGCGCCTGGTCACGCTCTGGCTGCTGCGTCCGCTGCTGCGTCCGGTGCACGACCGCTCCGAGACCGCCTTCCTCAGCTGGTTCGGACCCGTCGGGGTCTCGGCGCTGTTCTACGCGACGCTGGCCGAGCGACTCACCGGCCACGGCGAGATCTTCGCCTGGACCACGCTCGCGGTCACGCTGTCCGTGCTGGTGCACGGCGTCTCCACGGCCCCGGCCAGTGCGTGGCTGCAGCGCCGCCAGGCCGCCCACCATCCGACCCGGGCCCGGTGA
- a CDS encoding potassium channel family protein: MDVLLTVLGLLVVLVGLRDIYHGLLHPSGKGALARGLISGVWWVSKRLGHRLGSAVGPAAMVAVVVLWIALQALGWALVYLPHVPEGFVYSTGFDPARQPAFFDAVYVSLVALATLGFGDVVATAPWPRMAAPLQALTGFALLTAALTWFTQVYPPLARRRALALRLKGLADTGYVAGLGAYEPALVGQLVDSLTDEVLRARVDLTQHSESYYFQEQDPDLSLASQLPEAVALQEVAATSPSPALRAGAARLGAALEQLAGTLRADFVRAPEGVEATFAAYASDHARDPRRVR, from the coding sequence GTGGACGTGCTGCTGACCGTGCTGGGCCTGCTGGTGGTGCTGGTGGGCCTCCGTGACATCTACCACGGCCTGCTGCACCCGAGCGGCAAGGGGGCGTTGGCCCGCGGCCTGATCTCAGGGGTGTGGTGGGTCTCCAAGCGCCTGGGGCACCGGCTCGGCTCCGCCGTCGGACCCGCCGCGATGGTCGCCGTCGTGGTGCTCTGGATCGCCCTGCAGGCCCTGGGGTGGGCGCTGGTCTACCTCCCGCACGTCCCGGAGGGCTTCGTCTACTCCACCGGCTTCGACCCGGCTCGCCAGCCCGCGTTCTTCGACGCCGTCTACGTGTCGCTGGTCGCCCTGGCCACCCTCGGCTTCGGTGACGTCGTGGCGACCGCGCCGTGGCCCAGGATGGCCGCGCCGCTGCAGGCGCTGACGGGTTTCGCGCTCCTGACCGCGGCCCTGACGTGGTTCACCCAGGTGTACCCGCCGCTGGCCCGCCGGCGTGCCCTGGCGCTGCGGCTCAAGGGGCTGGCCGACACCGGCTACGTCGCGGGGCTGGGTGCCTACGAACCCGCCCTCGTCGGCCAGCTGGTGGACTCGCTGACCGACGAGGTGCTCAGGGCACGGGTCGACCTCACCCAGCACAGCGAGAGCTACTACTTCCAGGAGCAGGACCCCGATCTGTCGCTGGCCTCCCAGCTGCCCGAGGCGGTGGCGCTGCAGGAGGTCGCCGCGACGTCGCCCTCGCCGGCGCTACGAGCCGGCGCGGCGCGGCTGGGAGCGGCGCTGGAGCAGCTGGCGGGCACGCTGCGCGCGGACTTCGTGCGCGCCCCCGAAGGGGTCGAGGCCACCTTCGCCGCCTACGCGAGCGACCACGCGCGGGATCCCCGTCGGGTGCGGTGA
- a CDS encoding FadR/GntR family transcriptional regulator, protein MSAVDATFHRIRAEIAAGRLQPGQRLPTEAELSAELGVSRGSLREAIRMLVALGVLENRPGSGAIVSQLRAEDIMSSLSLTVELLPLSSLLGLYELRRLMEGHAAGQAAARHPEGLVEVMEELLVAMEATDEPGEISRLDHEFHSAIAACCGNPALEEFLRVLRSRSRSYQLFNLPVGPDVKRVSDAGHRAIARAVARRDPAAATVAASDHVAQTEEWLRRHFDEVQQARPAAGESG, encoded by the coding sequence GTGTCCGCCGTCGACGCCACGTTCCACCGCATCCGCGCCGAGATCGCCGCCGGTCGGCTCCAGCCGGGGCAGCGGCTGCCCACCGAGGCCGAGCTCAGTGCCGAGCTGGGGGTGTCGCGCGGCTCGCTGCGTGAAGCCATCCGCATGCTGGTCGCCCTCGGCGTGCTGGAGAACCGTCCCGGGTCGGGCGCCATCGTGTCCCAGCTCCGGGCCGAGGACATCATGTCCAGCCTCTCCCTGACCGTGGAGCTGCTCCCGCTGAGCAGCCTGCTGGGGCTGTACGAGCTGCGCCGGCTGATGGAGGGTCACGCCGCCGGGCAGGCCGCCGCCCGCCACCCCGAGGGCCTGGTCGAGGTGATGGAGGAGCTGCTGGTGGCGATGGAGGCCACCGACGAACCCGGCGAGATCAGCCGCCTGGACCACGAGTTCCACAGCGCGATCGCCGCCTGCTGCGGCAACCCGGCGCTGGAGGAGTTCCTGCGGGTGCTCCGCTCCCGCTCGCGCAGCTACCAGCTCTTCAACCTGCCGGTCGGCCCGGACGTCAAGCGGGTCAGCGACGCCGGGCACCGGGCCATCGCCCGGGCCGTGGCGCGGCGCGACCCGGCGGCGGCGACGGTCGCGGCCTCGGACCACGTGGCCCAGACCGAGGAGTGGCTGCGGCGCCACTTCGACGAGGTGCAGCAGGCGCGCCCGGCGGCGGGGGAGTCCGGCTGA
- a CDS encoding GAF and ANTAR domain-containing protein, whose product MQVQELAEVLESVARRTSARTSMEEALGLLAQTAQETIPGADHVSVSVTRRGGRIETVAASGDLVRQLDAVQYELMEGPCVDSIRGRERRIANDLGHDDRWPAFGPRAVQLGVRSQMGLDLFDEDDSIGGLNLYGEEAGAFTDASVQVAVLFGAQASQLLGRRMRESQLTEAVQTRQLIGQATGIVMERYQLSAERAFEFLARVSQQGNIKLVAVAAELVEQAGRPASQ is encoded by the coding sequence ATGCAGGTACAGGAGCTGGCTGAGGTGTTGGAGTCGGTGGCTCGGCGCACCAGTGCCCGGACCTCGATGGAGGAAGCGCTCGGGCTGCTGGCCCAGACGGCCCAGGAGACGATCCCGGGTGCTGACCACGTCAGCGTCTCCGTCACCCGTCGAGGCGGACGGATCGAGACCGTGGCGGCCTCTGGTGACCTGGTGCGGCAGCTGGACGCCGTCCAGTACGAGCTGATGGAGGGCCCGTGCGTGGACTCGATCAGGGGCCGTGAGCGCCGGATCGCCAACGACCTGGGCCATGACGACCGGTGGCCGGCTTTCGGCCCTCGGGCGGTCCAGCTCGGCGTCCGATCCCAGATGGGTCTGGACCTCTTCGACGAGGACGACAGCATCGGGGGCCTCAACCTGTACGGCGAGGAGGCTGGTGCCTTCACCGACGCCTCGGTGCAGGTGGCGGTGCTCTTCGGCGCTCAGGCGAGTCAGCTGCTGGGTCGTCGGATGCGGGAGAGCCAGCTGACCGAGGCGGTGCAGACCCGCCAGCTGATCGGCCAGGCCACCGGGATCGTGATGGAGCGCTACCAGCTCAGTGCCGAGAGGGCCTTCGAGTTCCTGGCGCGCGTCTCCCAGCAGGGCAACATCAAGCTCGTGGCTGTGGCCGCGGAGCTCGTCGAGCAGGCAGGTAGACCGGCGTCCCAGTAG
- a CDS encoding transporter substrate-binding domain-containing protein: MTKVTRMLAVLAVLVLTGCGARFPADPEDTLERVQGGELRVGAVVNPPFVVAEDPAEPTGSEADLVRGFADAQGARVVWEVGGESTLVRQLERGELDVVVGGLTSTTPWTEEAATTRPYGTFEEAGEEHELVLLTRLGENAFLVELETFLHQETGR; the protein is encoded by the coding sequence ATGACCAAGGTGACGCGGATGCTGGCCGTCCTGGCCGTCCTGGTGCTCACCGGGTGCGGCGCCCGGTTCCCCGCCGACCCCGAGGACACCCTCGAGCGGGTCCAGGGCGGTGAGCTGCGGGTGGGCGCGGTGGTCAACCCGCCGTTCGTGGTGGCCGAGGACCCGGCCGAACCCACCGGCAGCGAGGCCGATCTGGTCCGTGGCTTCGCCGACGCCCAGGGGGCCCGGGTGGTGTGGGAGGTCGGTGGTGAGAGCACGCTGGTGCGCCAGCTGGAGCGCGGCGAGCTCGACGTGGTGGTCGGCGGCCTGACGTCGACGACGCCGTGGACCGAGGAGGCGGCGACCACCCGGCCCTACGGCACCTTCGAGGAGGCCGGGGAGGAGCACGAGCTGGTGCTGCTCACCCGGCTGGGGGAGAACGCGTTCCTGGTCGAGCTGGAGACGTTCCTGCACCAGGAGACGGGACGGTGA